One window of the Azospirillum sp. TSH58 genome contains the following:
- a CDS encoding SDR family oxidoreductase yields the protein MTIAVTGATGQLGRLVIARLKETVPASGIVALARSPAKAADLGVEAREADYGNPDALARALAGVDTLLLISSNEIGQRAAQHRNVVNAAKAAGVGRIVYTSLLHADRSPLSLAEEHRATEADIKASGIPFTILRNGWYTENHTGSVGAALAGGAFIGSAGDGRISSATRADYADAAVAVLTGSGHEGKTYELAGDEAVTLADLAAEISRQSGTDIPYRNLPEADYAAILAGFGLPDAFAKGIASWDVDASKGALFDDGRRLSALIGRPTTPLSAAVAAALPR from the coding sequence ATGACCATCGCCGTCACCGGTGCCACCGGCCAGCTTGGCCGCCTCGTCATCGCCCGCCTGAAGGAGACGGTTCCGGCCTCCGGCATCGTCGCCCTGGCGCGCTCCCCCGCCAAGGCCGCCGACCTGGGGGTCGAGGCCCGCGAAGCCGACTATGGCAATCCCGACGCGCTCGCCCGCGCGCTGGCCGGCGTCGACACGCTGCTGCTGATCTCGTCGAACGAGATCGGGCAGCGGGCGGCGCAGCACCGCAACGTCGTCAACGCCGCGAAGGCGGCGGGCGTCGGCCGGATCGTCTACACCAGCCTGCTCCACGCCGACCGCTCGCCGCTGAGCCTCGCCGAGGAGCATCGCGCGACGGAGGCGGACATCAAGGCGTCGGGCATTCCCTTCACGATCCTGCGCAACGGCTGGTACACCGAGAACCACACCGGCTCGGTCGGCGCGGCGCTGGCCGGGGGCGCCTTCATCGGCAGCGCCGGCGACGGGCGGATTTCCTCGGCCACGCGCGCCGACTACGCCGACGCCGCGGTGGCGGTGCTGACCGGCAGCGGCCATGAGGGCAAGACCTACGAGCTTGCCGGGGACGAGGCGGTGACTCTGGCCGATCTGGCCGCGGAAATCTCCCGCCAGTCCGGCACGGACATCCCCTACCGGAACCTGCCGGAGGCGGACTACGCCGCCATTCTCGCCGGCTTCGGCCTCCCGGACGCCTTCGCGAAGGGCATCGCCTCCTGGGACGTCGACGCGTCGAAGGGCGCGCTGTTCGACGACGGGCGCCGGTTGTCGGCCCTGATCGGGCGCCCGACCACGCCGCTTTCCGCCGCCGTGGCCGCGGCTCTGCCCCGATAA
- a CDS encoding DUF1127 domain-containing protein, which translates to MPTLSAVHAFGATLPKSLTAALLGACRKLRERRNRRAAVAPGRLDDRLLRDIGVSRSDLMAAERLTKPPRRSGGR; encoded by the coding sequence ATGCCGACCCTGTCCGCCGTCCACGCCTTCGGCGCAACCCTGCCGAAATCACTCACCGCCGCCCTGCTGGGAGCCTGCCGCAAACTGAGGGAGCGCCGGAACCGGCGGGCCGCGGTCGCCCCTGGCCGCCTTGACGACCGATTGCTGAGGGACATCGGCGTCAGCCGCAGCGACCTGATGGCCGCCGAACGCCTGACGAAGCCGCCCCGGCGCAGCGGGGGCCGCTGA
- a CDS encoding helix-turn-helix domain-containing protein, translating into MPEPDDGYIPLPLSERMQRGDLMAAACPSREVLKHVTSRWGVLVLIALESGTLRFSELRRTIGGVSERMLAQTLQWLEGDGLVRRTAHDVVPPHVDYSLTPLGREAAEKVRLLADWIEFNLPRIAEGWANRQDASAD; encoded by the coding sequence ATGCCGGAACCGGACGATGGCTACATTCCGCTGCCGCTGTCAGAGCGCATGCAGCGCGGCGACCTGATGGCGGCGGCCTGCCCCTCGCGGGAGGTGCTGAAGCACGTCACCAGCCGCTGGGGCGTCCTGGTCCTGATCGCCCTGGAAAGTGGAACGCTCCGCTTCAGCGAACTCCGCCGCACCATCGGCGGGGTCAGCGAGCGGATGCTGGCCCAGACGCTGCAATGGCTGGAGGGCGACGGGCTGGTCAGGCGCACCGCCCACGACGTGGTGCCGCCGCATGTCGACTACAGCCTGACGCCGCTGGGACGGGAGGCCGCGGAGAAGGTGCGCCTCCTCGCCGACTGGATCGAGTTCAACCTGCCGCGAATCGCCGAAGGCTGGGCGAACCGGCAGGACGCCTCTGCGGACTGA
- a CDS encoding catalase, protein MSTLTTAAGIPVADNQNSLTAGPRGPVLMQDFHLIEKLAHFNRERIPERVVHAKGAGAYGVFRVTRDVTPYTAAKFLSAVGKETEVFLRFSTVGGEKGSADAERDPRGFAVKFYTEDGNYDLVGNNTPVFFIRDPLKFPDFIHTQKRNPATNLKDPTAVWDFFSLSPETMHQLTILFSDRGTPRGYRHMDGFSSHTFSWINAAGERFWVKYHFKTRQGIQNFTAEQAVRMAGVDPDHATRDLFAAIRDGDYPAWTVSVQIMPELEADAYRINPFDLTKVWPHADYPLVEIGELVLNRNPENYFAEVEQAAFSPANVVPGIGFSPDKMLQGRLFAYADAHRYRLGANHQALPVNRPHAAEVRNHQRDGAMRFDGNGGGSPNYEPNSFGGPVQNRAVAEPPLRIAGDAARYDHREGNDDYAQAGALFRLIGAEAQARLMDNIANALGEAPGFIQQRQLKHFFAADPAYGAGVAKRLGVTAAALPEEAAVSG, encoded by the coding sequence ATGAGCACCCTGACCACCGCCGCCGGCATTCCCGTCGCCGACAACCAGAATTCGCTGACCGCCGGCCCGCGCGGTCCGGTGCTGATGCAGGATTTCCACCTGATCGAGAAGCTGGCCCACTTCAACCGCGAACGCATTCCGGAGCGGGTGGTCCACGCCAAGGGGGCTGGCGCCTACGGCGTGTTCCGGGTGACCCGGGACGTGACGCCCTACACCGCGGCCAAATTCCTGTCGGCGGTCGGCAAGGAAACGGAAGTCTTCCTGCGCTTCTCCACCGTCGGCGGCGAGAAGGGCTCCGCCGACGCCGAGCGCGACCCGCGCGGTTTCGCCGTCAAGTTCTACACCGAGGACGGCAACTACGATCTGGTCGGCAACAACACGCCGGTCTTCTTCATCCGCGACCCGCTGAAATTCCCGGACTTCATCCACACGCAGAAGCGCAACCCGGCGACCAACCTGAAGGACCCGACCGCGGTCTGGGACTTCTTCTCGCTGTCGCCGGAGACGATGCACCAGCTGACCATCCTGTTCAGCGACCGCGGCACGCCGCGCGGCTACCGCCACATGGACGGCTTCTCCAGCCACACCTTCTCCTGGATCAACGCGGCGGGCGAGCGCTTCTGGGTCAAGTACCACTTCAAGACCCGCCAGGGCATCCAGAACTTCACGGCGGAGCAGGCCGTGCGCATGGCCGGCGTCGATCCCGACCACGCCACCCGCGACCTCTTCGCCGCCATCCGCGACGGCGATTACCCGGCCTGGACCGTGTCGGTGCAGATCATGCCGGAGCTTGAGGCCGACGCCTACCGCATCAACCCGTTCGACCTGACCAAGGTGTGGCCGCACGCCGACTATCCGCTGGTCGAGATCGGCGAACTGGTGCTGAACCGCAACCCGGAGAACTACTTCGCCGAGGTCGAGCAGGCCGCCTTCAGCCCGGCCAACGTCGTCCCCGGCATCGGTTTCAGCCCGGACAAGATGCTGCAGGGCCGGCTGTTCGCCTACGCCGACGCGCACCGCTACCGGCTGGGCGCCAACCATCAGGCGCTGCCGGTCAACCGCCCGCACGCCGCGGAGGTCCGCAACCACCAGCGCGACGGGGCCATGCGCTTCGACGGCAACGGCGGCGGCAGCCCGAACTACGAGCCGAACAGCTTCGGCGGGCCGGTGCAGAACCGCGCGGTGGCCGAACCGCCGCTGCGCATCGCCGGCGACGCCGCCCGCTACGACCACCGCGAGGGCAACGACGACTACGCCCAGGCCGGCGCGCTGTTCCGCCTGATCGGAGCGGAGGCGCAGGCGCGGCTGATGGACAACATCGCCAACGCGCTGGGAGAGGCGCCGGGCTTCATCCAGCAGCGCCAGTTGAAGCACTTCTTCGCGGCGGACCCCGCCTATGGCGCGGGCGTCGCGAAGCGGCTGGGGGTGACGGCGGCGGCGCTGCCTGAAGAGGCCGCCGTGTCCGGCTGA
- a CDS encoding TetR/AcrR family transcriptional regulator codes for MGRLDNSARRAAIIDAALPLFARKGFAATTTKEIAQAAGVSEALIFKHFPSKAALYEAIFRSCVDGDEDLAKLLAMPPSTETLAAYVQAMVSCYVSELPSDRDTMLPRYRLYFMSLLEDGEFAHMVRRWMSEHIAPPFVASLRAARDSGDLIPSAPVDENAFWLAEMLGSTLATIHLPPTPLVPSLAEPRRTIRDAVAFILRGLGLREEAVALYTPLLHCTQSTEPEPTCSREADRDE; via the coding sequence ATGGGACGGCTGGACAACTCGGCCCGGCGCGCGGCGATCATCGACGCGGCCCTTCCGCTGTTCGCGCGCAAGGGATTCGCCGCCACCACGACGAAGGAGATCGCTCAGGCCGCCGGCGTGTCGGAGGCGCTGATCTTCAAGCATTTCCCCAGCAAGGCCGCGCTCTACGAGGCGATCTTCCGCTCCTGCGTGGACGGGGACGAGGATCTCGCGAAGCTGCTGGCGATGCCGCCGAGCACGGAGACGCTCGCCGCCTACGTCCAGGCGATGGTCAGCTGCTACGTCAGCGAACTGCCCAGCGACCGCGACACCATGCTCCCCCGCTACCGGCTCTACTTCATGAGCCTGCTGGAGGACGGGGAATTCGCCCACATGGTGCGCCGCTGGATGTCGGAGCACATCGCGCCGCCCTTCGTGGCCTCGCTGCGCGCCGCCCGCGACTCAGGCGACCTCATCCCCTCGGCCCCGGTGGATGAGAACGCCTTCTGGCTGGCGGAAATGCTGGGATCGACCCTGGCCACCATTCACCTGCCGCCGACGCCGCTCGTCCCTTCCCTGGCCGAGCCGCGGCGCACCATCCGCGACGCGGTCGCCTTCATCCTTCGCGGCCTCGGCCTGCGGGAGGAAGCGGTTGCGCTTTACACGCCTTTATTGCATTGCACCCAATCAACAGAACCAGAACCGACCTGTTCGAGAGAGGCTGATCGTGACGAGTGA
- a CDS encoding efflux RND transporter periplasmic adaptor subunit, which produces MTSDIDHSAHAPERTTARRPVTRGRLAFRIIIMAVILAVLFGGLYAFNNFRNKAIADFFAGNKPPPTPVSVAEATAQSVPKYTTAIGTLTASRQVTVAPEVVGRVTQIFFESGATVKAGAPLVQLNDAPDQADLLAYRAQAKLAENNLQRARNLLRNQAGPQVTVDQNQAQLDEANANIKKTEALIAQKLIRAPFDGELGIRQVNVGEYVSAGGPVVTLTDLANLFVDFTLPEQALSQIRVGQPVLISADAAPGANFDAAISTIEPQVSPDTRAIKVRATLKNPERKLLPGMFANIRVVQPPAQNRIVVPETAVDYTVYGDSVFVVAAQKDDEGKDGHIVKRVPVKTGDRFDGKVEILDGVKPGDRLVSSGQLKLNNGAAVVPTEASALVPPQTVPRN; this is translated from the coding sequence GTGACGAGTGACATCGACCATTCCGCTCACGCGCCAGAGCGGACCACCGCACGCCGTCCGGTCACCCGCGGGCGGCTGGCGTTCCGCATCATCATCATGGCCGTCATCCTGGCCGTGCTGTTCGGCGGCCTGTACGCCTTCAACAACTTCCGGAACAAGGCCATCGCCGACTTCTTCGCCGGCAACAAGCCGCCGCCGACCCCCGTCTCGGTCGCCGAGGCGACGGCGCAGTCCGTTCCCAAATACACCACCGCCATCGGCACCCTGACCGCCAGCCGGCAGGTCACCGTGGCGCCGGAGGTGGTCGGGCGCGTGACCCAGATCTTCTTCGAATCGGGCGCCACCGTGAAGGCCGGCGCGCCGCTGGTGCAGCTCAACGACGCCCCGGATCAGGCCGACCTGCTGGCCTACCGCGCCCAGGCGAAGCTGGCCGAGAACAACCTGCAGCGCGCCCGCAACCTGCTGCGCAACCAGGCCGGCCCGCAGGTCACCGTCGACCAGAACCAGGCCCAGCTCGACGAGGCCAACGCCAACATCAAGAAGACCGAGGCGCTGATCGCCCAGAAGCTGATCCGCGCGCCCTTCGACGGCGAGCTGGGCATCCGGCAGGTGAATGTCGGCGAGTATGTCAGCGCCGGCGGCCCCGTCGTCACGCTGACCGACCTCGCCAACCTGTTCGTCGACTTCACCCTGCCCGAGCAGGCGCTGAGCCAGATCCGCGTCGGGCAGCCGGTGCTGATCTCCGCCGACGCCGCCCCCGGCGCCAACTTCGACGCGGCGATCTCGACCATCGAGCCGCAGGTCAGCCCGGACACCCGCGCCATCAAGGTGCGCGCCACGCTGAAGAACCCGGAGCGCAAGCTGCTGCCCGGCATGTTCGCCAACATCCGCGTCGTCCAGCCGCCGGCCCAGAACCGCATCGTCGTTCCGGAAACCGCGGTGGACTACACGGTCTACGGCGACAGCGTCTTCGTCGTCGCCGCCCAGAAGGACGACGAGGGCAAGGACGGCCACATCGTCAAGCGCGTTCCGGTGAAGACCGGCGACCGCTTCGACGGCAAGGTGGAGATCCTCGACGGGGTGAAGCCCGGCGACCGGTTGGTGTCCTCCGGCCAGCTCAAGCTGAACAACGGCGCCGCCGTGGTGCCGACGGAAGCGAGCGCGCTGGTGCCGCCGCAGACCGTTCCGCGCAACTGA
- a CDS encoding RNA methyltransferase — translation MPSIIPPSIIPIDDPDDPRIAAYRDVKERDLVGREGRFIAEGAVVLRTLLTASRHETLSLLIADKRIAGLAPMLEALPAAVPVYSARQEVLDAIAGFPLHRGILGLGRAAPMPEPDALLAGLGPRATVLVLCGIGNHDNVGGIFRNAVAFGVDAVLLDSGCCDPLYRKAIRVSVGAALRVPFVRIPAGTDPVALLERHGFAAISLSPAGAVTLAGLRRPERAALLLGAEGPGLPASVLARTRTVRIPMAPDFDSLNVATTSGIVLHHLAFMAEPDSAIG, via the coding sequence ATGCCATCCATCATTCCCCCTTCAATCATCCCTATCGACGACCCGGACGACCCGCGGATCGCCGCCTACCGCGACGTGAAGGAGCGCGACCTCGTGGGGCGGGAGGGGCGCTTCATCGCCGAGGGGGCGGTGGTGCTGCGGACCCTGCTGACCGCTTCGCGCCACGAGACCCTGTCGCTGCTGATCGCCGACAAACGGATCGCCGGGCTGGCGCCGATGTTGGAGGCGTTGCCCGCCGCGGTGCCCGTTTACAGCGCCCGGCAGGAGGTTCTGGACGCCATCGCCGGCTTTCCCCTGCACCGCGGCATCCTGGGGCTGGGTCGGGCGGCGCCGATGCCGGAGCCGGACGCGCTGCTGGCCGGGCTGGGGCCGCGGGCGACCGTGCTGGTGCTCTGCGGGATCGGCAACCACGACAATGTGGGCGGCATCTTCCGCAACGCGGTGGCCTTCGGGGTGGACGCGGTGCTGCTCGATTCCGGCTGCTGCGACCCGCTCTACCGCAAGGCGATCCGCGTGTCGGTCGGGGCGGCGCTGCGGGTGCCCTTCGTCCGGATTCCGGCGGGGACCGACCCGGTCGCCCTGCTGGAACGGCACGGATTCGCGGCCATCTCGCTGAGCCCGGCGGGGGCGGTGACGCTGGCGGGCCTGCGCCGTCCGGAGCGGGCGGCGCTGCTTCTGGGGGCGGAGGGGCCGGGCCTGCCGGCGTCCGTGCTGGCGCGGACGCGGACGGTGCGCATTCCCATGGCGCCGGATTTCGATTCCCTGAACGTCGCCACGACCAGCGGGATCGTCCTGCACCACCTCGCCTTCATGGCGGAGCCGGACTCAGCAATCGGCTGA
- a CDS encoding LysR substrate-binding domain-containing protein — MNLAGLSLRDLEYVVAVAEQRHFGKAAERCSVSQPSLSAQIRKLEDLLGIPLFERTSRRVLPTAQGEVVIRQARVVLEEARRLLALARGTAGALHGPLSIAAIQTLGPYLFPHVLPAMRRHLPDVQLVLSEGRTDGLLEELREGRLDAVLLALPVEAEGLTCDALFFEPFVLAHPTGHRLESLPSIALADLDPGELVLLEEGHCLRDQALAACGATTRGMRHATGLETLRHMVASGTGYTLMPRLATGDGEAATVGGLVAYRDFQGDPPGRTIGLVWRASDPRAAGFHALAQSLRDATPPGLRRIDGSADC; from the coding sequence ATGAATCTCGCCGGCCTGTCCCTTCGCGATCTGGAATATGTGGTGGCGGTGGCCGAGCAGCGGCATTTCGGCAAGGCGGCGGAGCGCTGCTCGGTCAGCCAGCCGTCGCTGAGCGCGCAGATCCGCAAGCTCGAAGACCTTCTCGGCATCCCCCTGTTCGAGCGGACGAGCCGCCGCGTGCTGCCCACCGCGCAGGGGGAGGTGGTGATCCGGCAGGCCCGCGTCGTCCTGGAGGAGGCGCGCCGCCTGCTGGCGCTGGCCCGCGGGACGGCGGGTGCCCTGCACGGTCCGCTCTCCATCGCGGCGATCCAGACGCTGGGGCCGTACCTGTTCCCCCATGTCCTGCCCGCGATGCGCCGGCACCTGCCCGATGTCCAACTCGTGCTGTCCGAAGGCCGCACCGACGGCCTGCTGGAGGAATTGCGCGAGGGGCGGCTGGACGCGGTCCTGCTCGCCCTGCCCGTCGAGGCCGAGGGGCTGACCTGCGACGCCCTGTTCTTCGAACCCTTCGTGCTGGCCCACCCCACCGGCCACCGGCTGGAAAGCCTGCCCTCCATCGCCCTGGCCGACCTCGACCCCGGCGAGCTGGTGCTGCTGGAGGAAGGACATTGCCTGCGCGACCAGGCGCTGGCCGCCTGCGGCGCCACCACCCGCGGCATGCGCCACGCCACCGGGCTGGAGACGCTGCGCCACATGGTCGCCAGCGGCACCGGCTACACGCTGATGCCGCGGCTCGCCACCGGCGACGGGGAGGCGGCGACGGTGGGCGGTCTGGTCGCCTACCGCGACTTCCAGGGCGACCCGCCCGGCCGCACCATCGGTCTGGTCTGGCGGGCCAGCGACCCGCGCGCCGCCGGCTTCCACGCGCTCGCCCAAAGCCTGCGCGACGCCACCCCGCCCGGCCTGCGCCGGATCGACGGCTCAGCCGATTGCTGA
- a CDS encoding MexW/MexI family multidrug efflux RND transporter permease subunit, which yields MSFTDIFIRRPVLALVVSLLILLVGVRSLTDLPIRQYPELQNTVITITTSYPGASPDLMQGFITTPIEQAVATAEGIDYITSSSTQGVSLVTAYIRLNFNPNVAMTDVMSKVQQVKYQLPREANDPVILKSTGETTSILYMGFASPELSGAAISDYLTRVVQPLLSTVSGVAEAQILGGQTFAMRVWLDPDRMAARNIAAADVRAAIQANNYQSAPGQAKGVFVVSNITTNTGLTDVEQFRQMVVKSKDGALVRMKDIAQIELGAQSSNASVSMNGQQAIFIGINSTPTGNPLTIVEDIRKLVPELERNLPPSLKMEIVYDSTRFIQASIDEVQKTLLEAVGIVIVVIFLFLGSFRSVLIPIVTIPLSIVGAATIMLAMGFSLNLLTLLAMVLAIGLVVDDAIVVVENVHRHLEEGKSPVESALIGAREIIGPIISMTITLAAVYAPIGFLGGLTGALFREFAFTLAGSVIISGVVALTLSPMMCSLLLTRDMNEGRFARFVDRTFEKLSGWYGRRLAGALDYRAATLLFGFGVLLSVGFLFANTMSELAPEEDQGILFGITKGPQYANLDYMDAYGREMDEVFTHYPETDTRFVLNGLPTLTQGFAGMILKPWDERTRSAKELQPLVQADLGKVAGTQVFLVSPPALPGSTGGLPVQMVINSPGDYQTIFNAMERIKTAAMESGMFIVTDSDLQFNSPVVRLHVDRSKAADLGLSMQSIGDTLAVLVGGNYVNRFNLNGRSYEVIPQVPRDKRLTPETLTRYYVTAGNGAQIPLSTVVSIEMATEPNALTKYNQLPSATFSAVPMPGVTMGQAVDFLERQAREILPAGFGHSYLSESRQYVTEGSQLMVTFVFALVVIYLVLAAQFESLRDPLVILISVPMSICGALLPLFFGLSTMNIYTQVGLVTLIGLISKHGILMVEFAREMQINERVDRRTAIEHAARVRLRPILMTTAAMVVGLLPLLTAAGAGAASRFSIGLVIVSGMLIGTLFTLFVLPAVYTVLAKDHYAASVSRRAREIAAASQ from the coding sequence ATGTCATTCACCGACATCTTCATCCGACGGCCGGTCCTGGCGCTGGTGGTCAGCCTGCTGATCCTGCTGGTCGGCGTCCGATCGCTGACGGATCTGCCGATCCGGCAGTATCCGGAGCTGCAGAACACCGTCATCACCATCACCACCTCCTACCCCGGCGCCTCCCCCGACCTGATGCAGGGCTTCATCACGACGCCCATCGAGCAGGCGGTGGCGACGGCGGAAGGCATCGACTACATCACCTCCTCCTCCACCCAGGGGGTGAGCCTCGTCACCGCCTACATCCGGCTGAACTTCAACCCCAACGTCGCGATGACCGACGTGATGTCGAAGGTGCAGCAGGTCAAATACCAGCTCCCGCGCGAAGCCAACGACCCGGTGATCCTGAAGTCCACGGGCGAGACGACCTCCATCCTCTACATGGGCTTCGCCAGCCCGGAGCTGTCCGGGGCGGCCATCTCCGACTACCTGACGCGCGTCGTGCAGCCGCTGCTGTCCACCGTGTCCGGCGTGGCCGAGGCGCAGATCCTGGGCGGGCAGACCTTCGCCATGCGCGTCTGGCTCGACCCCGACCGGATGGCCGCGCGCAACATCGCCGCCGCCGACGTGCGGGCGGCGATCCAGGCCAACAACTACCAGTCCGCCCCCGGACAGGCGAAGGGCGTCTTCGTCGTCTCCAACATCACCACCAACACCGGCCTGACCGACGTCGAGCAGTTCCGGCAGATGGTGGTGAAGTCCAAGGACGGCGCGCTGGTCCGCATGAAGGACATCGCCCAGATCGAGCTGGGCGCGCAAAGCTCCAACGCCAGCGTGTCGATGAACGGCCAGCAGGCGATCTTCATCGGCATCAACTCCACGCCGACCGGCAACCCGCTGACCATCGTGGAGGACATCCGCAAGCTGGTGCCGGAGCTGGAGCGCAACCTGCCGCCGTCGCTGAAGATGGAGATCGTCTACGACTCCACCCGCTTCATCCAGGCCTCCATCGACGAGGTGCAGAAGACGCTGCTGGAGGCGGTCGGCATCGTCATCGTGGTGATCTTCCTGTTCCTGGGCTCCTTCCGCTCGGTGCTGATCCCCATCGTGACCATCCCGCTGTCCATCGTGGGGGCCGCGACGATCATGCTGGCGATGGGCTTCAGCCTGAACCTGCTGACGCTGCTCGCCATGGTGCTGGCCATCGGCCTCGTGGTGGACGACGCCATCGTGGTGGTGGAGAACGTCCACCGCCATCTGGAGGAGGGAAAGTCGCCCGTCGAATCCGCGCTGATCGGCGCGCGGGAGATCATCGGGCCGATCATCTCCATGACCATCACGCTGGCCGCCGTGTACGCCCCCATCGGCTTCCTCGGCGGGCTGACCGGCGCGCTGTTCCGCGAGTTCGCCTTCACGCTGGCGGGGTCGGTCATCATCTCCGGCGTGGTGGCTTTGACGCTGTCGCCGATGATGTGCTCGCTCCTGCTGACCCGCGACATGAACGAGGGCCGCTTCGCCCGCTTCGTCGACCGGACCTTCGAGAAGCTGTCCGGCTGGTACGGGCGGCGGCTGGCCGGCGCGCTGGACTACCGGGCGGCGACCCTGCTGTTCGGCTTCGGCGTTCTGCTCAGCGTCGGCTTCCTCTTCGCCAACACCATGTCGGAGCTGGCGCCGGAGGAGGACCAGGGCATCCTGTTCGGCATCACCAAGGGGCCGCAGTACGCCAACCTCGACTACATGGACGCCTACGGGCGCGAGATGGACGAGGTGTTCACCCACTATCCGGAGACCGACACCCGCTTCGTGCTGAACGGCCTGCCGACGCTGACCCAGGGCTTCGCCGGCATGATCCTGAAGCCGTGGGACGAGCGCACCCGCAGCGCCAAGGAACTGCAGCCGCTGGTCCAGGCCGATCTCGGCAAGGTGGCCGGCACGCAGGTGTTCCTGGTGTCGCCGCCGGCCCTGCCCGGCTCCACCGGCGGCCTGCCGGTGCAGATGGTCATCAACAGCCCCGGTGACTACCAGACCATCTTCAACGCCATGGAGCGGATCAAGACCGCCGCCATGGAAAGCGGGATGTTCATCGTCACCGACAGCGACCTGCAGTTCAACAGCCCGGTCGTCCGGCTGCATGTCGACCGGTCGAAGGCGGCGGACCTCGGCCTGTCCATGCAGTCGATCGGCGACACGCTGGCGGTCCTGGTCGGCGGCAACTACGTCAACCGCTTCAACCTGAACGGCCGCTCCTACGAGGTCATCCCGCAGGTGCCGCGCGACAAGCGCCTGACGCCGGAGACGCTGACCCGCTACTACGTCACGGCGGGCAACGGCGCGCAGATCCCGCTGTCCACCGTCGTCTCGATCGAGATGGCGACGGAGCCGAACGCCCTGACCAAGTACAACCAGCTTCCCTCCGCGACCTTCTCCGCGGTGCCGATGCCGGGCGTGACGATGGGTCAGGCCGTGGACTTCCTGGAGCGGCAGGCCCGCGAGATCCTGCCCGCCGGCTTCGGCCATTCCTACCTGTCGGAGTCCCGCCAGTACGTGACCGAGGGCAGCCAGCTGATGGTCACCTTCGTCTTCGCGCTGGTGGTGATCTATCTGGTGCTGGCGGCGCAGTTCGAATCGCTGCGCGACCCGCTGGTCATCCTGATCTCGGTGCCGATGTCGATCTGCGGGGCGCTGCTGCCGCTGTTCTTCGGCCTGTCCACCATGAACATCTACACCCAGGTGGGTCTGGTGACGCTGATCGGCCTGATCAGCAAGCACGGCATCCTGATGGTGGAGTTCGCCCGCGAGATGCAGATCAACGAGCGGGTGGACCGCCGCACCGCCATTGAGCACGCGGCCCGCGTCCGCCTGCGCCCGATCCTGATGACCACGGCGGCGATGGTGGTGGGCCTCCTGCCGCTGCTGACCGCCGCGGGGGCCGGTGCGGCCAGCCGCTTCTCCATCGGTCTGGTGATCGTGTCGGGCATGCTGATCGGCACGCTGTTCACGCTGTTCGTCCTGCCGGCGGTCTACACCGTGCTGGCGAAGGACCACTACGCGGCGTCGGTGTCCCGCCGCGCGCGGGAGATCGCGGCGGCCTCGCAGTAA